The window CCCGACCCTGATCGAAATCGATCAGGCGCGCTGGATGCTGGGGGTGGCCCAATGAATTTCCCCACCACCCAGGACGGCCTGTACATCAACGGCCAATGGTCATCGGGCGATCAGCATTTGCGGGTGATCAACCCGGTCACCGAGGCGCTGCTGACCACGGTCAATGGCGGTGAGGAGCGCGCCGTCGATCAGGCCTTGAACGCGGCGACCCAGGCTTTGGTGCAATGGTCGAACACCACCGGCGCCGAGCGCGGGGCGCTTCTGCGCCGTATCGCCGCCGGCGTGCGGGCCGCTCGTGAGCGCTTGATGCACCTGCAATCGAGCAATAACGGCAAACCCCTGTTCGAAGCGGCCATCGATGTCGACGACGTGGTCGCCACCTTCGAGTATTACGCCGAACTGGCCGAAGGGCTGGACGCCCGGCAGGACAGCCCACTGGCATTGCCCAGCGATGACTTCAGGGCACGCCTGCGCCGCGAACCCTGCGGTGTGGTGGGCTTGATCGTGCCGTGGAATTTCCCGATGGTCACCACCGCCTGGAAGCTCGCCCCGGCCTTGGCTGCCGGCTGTTGTGTGGTGCTCAAACCTTCGGAGGTGACACCGCTGCCGGAGTTGGAACTGGCGTCGATCATCGCCGAGTGCGGCTTACCCCACGGCGTGTTCAACCTGATCTGCGGCACGGGGCTGGCCGTGGGCGCGCCGCTGGCGACAGATCCGCGCGTGGCGAAGATTTCCTTTACCGGCAGCAATGCGGTGGGGGTGCAGGTGATGCAACGGGCGGCGGAAACGGTGAAGGGCGTGAGCCTGGAATTGGGTGGCAAGTCGTCGCTGCTGGTGCTGGCCGACGCTGATCTGGAGCTGGCGGTGGAGCTGGCCTGTGGTGGCGGTTTCTTCAACGCCGGACAAATGTGCTCGGCCACCAGTCGCGTGCTGGTCGCCGATGAGCTGGCCGACGAGTTCCTGCAACGGCTCAAGACTCGCGCCGAAGCGATTCGCGTGGCTGACCCGTTTGACCCTGACGTGGAGATGGGCGCGCTGGTCAACCAAGCGCAATACCAACGCGTGCTTGGGCATATCGACCGGGGCTTGAGCGCCGGGGCGACGCTGGTGTGCGGCGGACAACGCCCCGCGCATTTGCCGCGCGGCTATTTTCTACAGCCGACAGTCTTCACCGACGTGCCGGTGGACAGCGAGCTGTGGTGCGAAGAAATCTTCGGGCCGGTGCTGTGTGTGCGCCGTTTCACCTCCCTGGAGCAAGCGATTGCCCTGGCCAATGACAGCCGTTTCGGCCTGGTGGCCAGTGTTGTCAATCGCGATACCGAAGTTGCCGAACAGGTGGCCAATGCACTGCAGGCGGGACTGGTGTGGATCAACGCCCCCCAAGTGATCTTTCCCCAGGCGGCGTGGGGCGGCTACAAGCAGAGCAGCATGGGCCGCGAGTTGGGGCCTTGGGGGCTGGCGGCGTTTCAGGAGATCAAACATGTGGTGCGGGCGGTTTGAGCGCTAGAAGTGGGCTGTCTTTACTGGCCCCATCGCGAGCAGGCTCGCTCCCACAGTTGATCTGGGTGACCGGAGAATTTGTGTTCAACACAGAGCCCTTGTGGGAGCGAGCCTGCTCGCGATGAGGCCGGCACAGCCAACCCAAAAATCAGCTCAGACAGTCATCCGCAACCGCGCCAGATCCCGCAGCGGCGGCGCGCCGAACAGGCGGCTGTACTCGCGGCTGAACTGCGAAGGGCTTTCATACCCCACCCGATACCCCGCCGCCGAAGCTTCCAGCCCTTCGGCCAGCATCAGTCGCCGGGCTTCCTGAAGGCGCAGTTGTTTCTGGTATTGCAGCGGGCTCATGGCCGTCATGGCCTTGAAGCGGTGATGCAGGGTCGAGACGCTGAGGTTCACTTCCCGGGCCAGGTCATCGATGCGCAACGGTTGCTCGAAATGGCCATTGAGCCATTTGATCGCCTGGCTGATGCGATGGCTCTGACTATTGGTAATGGCGATTTCGTACAGCCGATAGCCCTGAGGGCTGCGCAGCAGGCGGTACAGAATCTCCCGGCGCACCAGGGGCGCAAGCATGGCGATGTCTTTCGGGCTGTCCAGCAAGCGCGTCAGGCGCAACACGGCGTCGAGCATCGGCGTGTCCAAGCGTTCTACATACAGGCCGCGACCGGTGGGGCGCGTGGGTACGCCGAGGGGGCCTGCGTCGGCAATCAGCGCGGTGATTTCCGCCGGATCGATGTCCAGGCGCAGGGCCAGGATCGGCTGATCGGGCGAGACGCTGGCGATGCAACCACTCAGGGGCATCGAGACCGAGACCACCAGGTAATGGAGCGGATCGTAGTTGAACAACTCATCCGCCAGGCGCACCTGCTTGCTGCCCTGGGCCATGATGCACAGCGCCGGTCGCGCCAGCACCGGTGCGAATTGATGGGCTTGACTGTGGCGCGACAGATTCAGCGAGTCGATGGCTGTGGCGTAGTTGCCGTCTTCACTGGTATTGCGGGCGATGATCGACGCCAGTTCGGCGCGCTGTTGTTCCAGATACGTGTCCAGCGGGACGTGGGCGTGGTCAAGCGGCGACATGCCGGAATCCTCGGGAAAGGGGGAGCGATGAGCAGAGCTTATGTTTGTGCAAGTTGCAGTGGTAGCCACATCCTGTCGAAAGCTTGCCTGATCCTGCACGGTGCATCGATTCACCATGGCTTAATGTGACAAAAACTTGCTTGAAACCTTTTGTTTCAACTTTCCCGGATCCTCGCGGATGGAGGACCGATTGGGTCCCGCTTTCGCGCAGGATCGTGCAATGGGTCGGCAGGAATCGACTAACGAGCCTGGTGTCGTGACGCTTAACCTTTGATCCTGTCGCAGCCTGTCCCGGGCTGCACAACGGATTACCTGGGAGGGTTGAACATGTCTACACAGATCCCCGTCAGTCATATGGCCTTTGTGCGGGCCCGTTCCGGTTGCTCCAAGCCATTGGGTGCACGCCTGAGTACGCTGATCGCGCCTTCGCGCCAGGCTCCCGGATGCCTGCATTTTGCCTTGCAGCAATCGCAATGCGACGCCGATCTGTGGCTGGTGTCCGGGCTCTGGGTCAATCAACAGGCGATGGATGCTTATTTCAACTCACCGGCCATGGCGATCTTCGCCGAGCTGGTACAGGACCTGGTGGTGAGCAGCCTGGATTTCCACACCTTCCGGGAAGTGTCCGCCGCCCAGGCGACCGAAGGGTGCCTGGCGAAGGTACACAAACTGGCGGGTTGAAGGTTTAATGAGCGTCATTTTCCATCGCCAGGATGCGCAATATGGCACGTAAAGCCTTTGAAACCTTCGAAGCTGTTTCCGCGGTCGTTCCCAAAGAGGGCGGCGGCTACTACGCGGCGATTGCCACCAAAGCCATTGGTGGTTCCGGTGCGCCGCGTTTTAACAAGGTGCTTGAAGATCAGACGTTCAAGACGGCCACTGATGCCGACTCGGCGGCGGCCATTGAGTTGACCCATCTCAAGGGTGTGGGCGATGAGGGCGAGCTGATCTGGAACCCGCGAGATTAACATTATGGGAGCAAGGCTTACCCGCGATGCAGTCACCTCGGTTCAAAAGACAGGCCGCGTTGTCTTCATCGCGGGCAAGCCTTGCTCCCACAGATAAACGCTGTGTCGTGCACTGCTATTGAGGACGGTGCATCTTGAACAGCGCCTCGGGACCCAGCTGGAAATAATCCGCCGGCCCGCCGCCGCGCAAAATCGGCTCGGCAGCGGCGGTGTCGTATACCCCATCTTTCAACAACCATTTGGCGATATGCACGGCGACCACCTCGCCGAGAATCAGCCAACTGGGCACCAATGCCTTGTCCGCGCGCTGCAACTGGATGATCTGGGTGACCTTGCATTCGAAGGACACCGGGCTTTGCGCCACGCGTGGCACCTGGATCACCCGTGATGGCGCTGGCGTCAAACCGGCCAGTTCAAATTCATTGACCTTTGGCGCGACCATGGCGCAGCTCTGGTTCATCTGCTCGGCCAACGGGCGTGTCGCCAGGTTCCAGGCGAATTCGCCGGTCTGTTCGATGTTGTTCAGGCTGTCTTTGCGCCCGACGCTGCAGAAGCCGATGATCGGCGGAATGTAGTTGAAGGCGTTGAAAAAACTGTAGGGCGCCAGGTTCAGGTGCCCTTCGGCGTCCTGGGAGGAAATCCAGCCGATGGGGCGTGGGCCGACGATGGCATTGAACGGGTCGTGGGGCAGGCCGTGGCCCTGGGCGGGTTCGTAGTAGTGGATGTCGTCGGGCATGAGGCGAGGGTCCTGGGGATGGATTTTGAGGATGTTGTGGATAGTGCAGGGGGCGACTGTTTTTGTCAGCACCTGGCAAGCCTGCTCACTCATTTGCTCTTCAGGGTTCACGGAACTTTCGTCTGCCACACAATCCTGTGGGGAGCGAGCCTGCTCGCGATGACGGTGTAGCAGGGGACGTAGGGGTTGAATGTGCTGACCTCTTCGCCAGCAGGCTCGCTCCCACAATTTGTTCTTCAGTGAGACCACGTTTGTGTTGGGCTTGAGGCTGACCGTTTTCCTGTACCCCAAAAACAACTAAGCCCGGCCGAAGCCGGGCTGTGAGAGAGCCTCGTTGGGATTAGCTGAGAGAGGCGGTGTTGGTGCGGTCAAAGCCGTCTTCAGCGATAGCGTTCGAGCCAGTGCGGTCGAAGCCGTCTTCAGCGATAGCGTTCGAGCCAGTGCGGTCGAAGCCGTCTTCAGCGATAGCGTTCGAGCCAGTGCGGTCGAAGCCGTCTTCGGCGATAGCGTTGGAGCCGGTGCGGTCAAAGCCGTCTTCAGCGATAGCGTTCGAGCCGGTGCGGTCAAAGCCGTCTTCAGCGATAGCGTTCGAGCCAGTGCGGTCAAAGCCGTCTTCGGCGATAGCGTTGGAGCCGGTGCGGTCGAAGCCGTCGGCGGCAACGGTGGCAGCGCCGGTGCGGTCGTAACCGTCAGCGGCAATGGCCGACTGAGTGCGGTCGAAGCCATCGGCGGCGAAGGTGTTGGCGGCCAGTACGGACAAGGTCAGGGCGAGGATCAGTTTGGTTTTCATGGTCGTTCTCCGAAGTGGTTGGCGTTGATCGCCTTGGGTGTGGAATTCATATTACGCTTGTTAAATCGATTAAAAAGCGCAAAAAAATGCTCAAACAAATCGTATTTATCGATTGGTTGCTCGTTGTTACTGATCGGCGATAAATGTCATCACCGGCGTACCCGAACAGCGTTTTGGTGAGGATGAGGATGTAGGGCGGGCATTAACCAGAGATTAATGTCGGATAAATCTTCAGACACGAAGCACAAAAAAAGGGGCGAACCCGTACAGGTTCGCCCCTTTCGTTTTTGTGTGTGCGCAGGTCAGTCGGTCAAGATCCGCGAATGCTTGCGGGTGTCTTTCATGGTGATGTAGACCAGCAGCGACACGGCGATGCACGCCGTCACGTACCAGTAGTAGCCGGTTTCCATGCCGATGCTCTTGAACCACAGGGCGATGTATTCAGCGGTGCCGCCGAAGATCGATACGGTCAAGGCGTACGGCAAACCGACGCCCAGGGCGCGGATCTCGGTGGGGAACAGCTCGGCTTTGACCACGGCGTTGATCGAGGTATAGCCGCTGACGATGATCAGCGCGGCCATGATCAGGAAGAACGCGCCCCACCAGGTCTGGATGGTGTGCAGGGTGGTCAGGATCGGTACGGTGAACAGCGTCCCCAGGATGCCGAAGGCGATCAGGATCGGCCGCCGACCGACCTTGTCCGACAAACCGCCGATCAAAGGTTGCAGGCACATGAACAGGAACAGGGTGGCGGCGGAAATGGTGGTGGAGTCGGAAATGCTCATGCCGACCGTGTTCACTAGGTATTTCTGCATGTAGGTGGTGTAGGTGTAGAACGCCAGGGTGCCGCCCATGGTCAGGCCGACCACAGTCATCAACTCTTTTGGATGGCGCATCAAGGTGCGCATGGCGCTTTCCTTGGCTTTTTCCTTTTTGGTGAACGACTCGGTTTCTTCCATGCCGCGACGCAGGTACAACGCCACTATCGCGCACAACGCGCCGATGGCGAATGGAATGCGCCAGCCCCAGGCATACAGCTCTTCAGTGGTGAGAAAGCGTTGCAACACGATCAGCACGCCGAGGGCGATGAGCTGGCCGGAGATCAGGGTCACGTACTGGAAGCTGGAGAAGAAGCCGCGACGTTCCTTGGTGGCCATCTCGCTCAGATAGGTTGCCGAGGTGCCGTATTCACCGCCCACCGACAGGCCCTGAAGCAAGCGGGCCACTACCAGCAGGATGGGGGCACCGACGCCGATGGTTTCATAGCCGGGGCTCAGGGCGATGATCAGCGAGCCGAAGCACATCAGGTATACCGAGGCCATCAGCGCCGCCTTGCGCCCGGCGCGATCTGCGTACAGGCCCATCAGCCAGCCACCGATCGGGCGCATCAGGAAGCCCACGGCGAAGATCGCGGCGGTTTTCATCAGTTGCGCGGTGGAGGACCCGGCCGGGAAGAATACTTTGGCGAAGTACAGCGAGAAAGCGGCGTAGACGTACCAGTCATACCACTCGACCATGTTGCCGACCGAACCGCTGAAAATCGATTTGATCCGGCTGGCAGTGGTTCTTTCACGGGCGGGCGCGGCGGCCGACCCGAGGGGAAGGGCGTTGGAGTTATCCATTGAAGGATCCTTCGTTTAATTGTTTTTGTGGAGCGCGTGGGAACGCAGCCTGCCAGGGCTATAGCAGGAGCTGTGCCAGGTGGGAGAAGGCCGGTCTAGAGGGGTTTTGAGTGCTGGGTGAGCGGATTGGCGCTCATTTTGGTGGTGGAATGAGCGGGAATCCGCTCATTCTGGGGGGCATCATTCTTGGCTGCTGGCCTCATCGCGAGCAGGCTCGCTCCCACAGGGTTCTGTGTATGCAGGTCCAATGTGGGAGCGAGCTTGCTCGCGATGGCGCCAGTACCGACACCCGAAGGCTCAGGGCGACGAGGTTGAAGGCGTGAACTCCAGGTTCAGCTCTCCCCGATATTGCCCGGTATTCTTGTCGATCTGCCGAAACTGCGGCGTCTCCAGGGTGATCGGCCAGGGCGTGCACACGACCGGGAAGGGGACGTTGGGCAAGCGCACGGCGCGGATATCGGCATTGTTGATACCGGTAAAGGTCACCGGTTGACCTGAGACATGCTGTGTCTCGCCCAGGTTGGCGGTGCGGGTGCGAACTCGGTATTCGATACGGTTACGTTCGTCCGTCCCCCCGGAGGTGTGCTTCACGAAGAAGCGCCCGGCCATGCCGGGTACGGGGTTTTTGTCGGTGACGCGCATTTCGAAACGCTGGCTGTTGGAGTTGTAGCCGTCGTAGAGGCAGGCATCGACGACAGCCTGGCCGGAGACGATACCTCCGGGGCCATTGATCAACGGGCGGGTGCGCAGGTTCAGGTCCACCTGCGGGGTGCTGATGCCGTGGGCGGGCAGGTAGATCTGCACGTTATTGTGATCGGTCACGTCCAGCTTGAAATCGACGGTGTAGATATGGGCGTCTCCGATTGGCTGCGAGTAGAACCTCCTGAGCTTCATGACCAATTGCGCCGTCCAGATGCCACCGGCAGGCAATTTGGCGAGTTCTGACCGAGGAATCCAGAGGGTGGAGGCCGTACCCGTCGCATCCACTCCCTCGCAATTGCCATGTGATGTCGAGGTCAGCATCCAGGTGCTGGAACCCCACACCCCGCAGGGGCTGTGGATCGGGAGTCTGCGTGTAATGTTGCCTTTGACGGTCAGAACCACGGACAGTCGGCTGCGTTTCTCCGTGAAACGCAGCTTTATCTCGGTGGTGCCATATCTGCCTCCGGTGGTGGTCAGGCACTGGCCTGTTGCTGGATCGGTGTTGGACAGACAGACAAAATGCATTGTCTTATAGCCTGCGCCTGCCACGGGCTGTTCGTGCCAGCCATGGGTCATCCGCGTCCAGATGTAATGATCGGCGGGCGGAGTCGAGCGGTCGAATTGCAGCATCTCGGATTGATAGTGGTTGCTGGGATGGATGTCCCCGAGCGCCGGTAGCGCAGCGAACGCGCCAATCAGTGCGCCAAGGCGACGGGCCCAACGGTGAAAGATCAGATTCATGGCTGGTTTCTCTTGTCTGACGATAACGCGGCGCTGCGGCGCGCGGTCCAGCGTTCCAGTCGGTCGGGGTCGCGCAGGTCTCTGGGCAGAGCGTCCAGGGTGGTGCTCTGGCAGGTCAGCGTGCCGACCTGGCGCAAGCTGCTGCGAGCGGTGGCCGACTGCACGGCGCAGGCATGCACGCCGTTCAGGTCCAGGGCGAACAACGGTTGCGGGGGCTTGTTGAGATCGACGACGAAGCTGCCGTCCTCGGCGGTTTCCATCATCGCTGCGTTGAGGATGGCCGCCTGTGCCAGCGGTTGTCCCCGGGCGTCCACCAGGCGTCCGATGTAGGTGTAGCTGAGGCTGGACTCGATGCGCTGCACCGCCAGCTTGCCGGGTGGCAGGAACCAGTCGCGGCTGCCGTTGCCGACATTCACCGAGCTCAGGTTCTGGCGCGAGGCATCGGCATCGCTGATGCGAGTCTGGGAGACCTCGAAGCCATTGATCGGAATCAGCCGTTTCTCGCCGAAGCCGATGCTGGTCTGGGCGCCGTAGCCGCCACTGACCTTGGCCGCGGCGCCGGTGGCGTTTTCCATTGGCGCAGCGACGATGCCGACGGCGGCGCCAGGGCCTGTGCCGCCCTGGCCGGGGCCCCAGAAGAAACCTTCGCGCCCCAGTGCCAGGGAGGAAGAGTGGTTGCCGCTGAGCCCAGGGCGTGAATCATGCCGGTCACCGCCGCGCTGTGACATCGCCAGGCTCGTTTCGCCCCAGCTACGTTCGAGTCGCCCGGCCAGTTCGGCGTCCCAGCGGCCCAGGTCGTCGTAACCCAGCCCGGTATTCATCTCGTTGCGACCTTGCTCGCTGTCCCAGACACGGGTATGGGCCAGGCTGGTCCGGACGCTGTCGCTGGCGGCCTGCTCGCGGCGCGCGTCCAGGCCGACACTGGTCTGCCGGAAGCCACCGGATGTCGAGCGCTCGTTATGGGACAGACTGAGGCTCAGGTACAGGCCGTGGTCGGTCGGCCGATTGCCGCTCTGATTGCGAAACGCGCCCACGCGGTGGGTGAGGTGGAACTGGCCCAGGCGATGCCCGCGGGAGAACCCCACCTGCAGGGTGCGGGCCCAGGTGGCGGTGGTCAGTTCGTCGGTCAGGTCCGGCTCGCCGGGCAACGTGTTCCAGTAGTAGGACGGATTCACCTGGGCATAACGGTTGTAGCTATAGCCGGCGGTGAGGGCGCCGCCGGCCAACGGCAGCGATGCGCTGGCCG is drawn from Pseudomonas rhizophila and contains these coding sequences:
- a CDS encoding aldehyde dehydrogenase family protein, which produces MNFPTTQDGLYINGQWSSGDQHLRVINPVTEALLTTVNGGEERAVDQALNAATQALVQWSNTTGAERGALLRRIAAGVRAARERLMHLQSSNNGKPLFEAAIDVDDVVATFEYYAELAEGLDARQDSPLALPSDDFRARLRREPCGVVGLIVPWNFPMVTTAWKLAPALAAGCCVVLKPSEVTPLPELELASIIAECGLPHGVFNLICGTGLAVGAPLATDPRVAKISFTGSNAVGVQVMQRAAETVKGVSLELGGKSSLLVLADADLELAVELACGGGFFNAGQMCSATSRVLVADELADEFLQRLKTRAEAIRVADPFDPDVEMGALVNQAQYQRVLGHIDRGLSAGATLVCGGQRPAHLPRGYFLQPTVFTDVPVDSELWCEEIFGPVLCVRRFTSLEQAIALANDSRFGLVASVVNRDTEVAEQVANALQAGLVWINAPQVIFPQAAWGGYKQSSMGRELGPWGLAAFQEIKHVVRAV
- a CDS encoding AraC family transcriptional regulator; the encoded protein is MSPLDHAHVPLDTYLEQQRAELASIIARNTSEDGNYATAIDSLNLSRHSQAHQFAPVLARPALCIMAQGSKQVRLADELFNYDPLHYLVVSVSMPLSGCIASVSPDQPILALRLDIDPAEITALIADAGPLGVPTRPTGRGLYVERLDTPMLDAVLRLTRLLDSPKDIAMLAPLVRREILYRLLRSPQGYRLYEIAITNSQSHRISQAIKWLNGHFEQPLRIDDLAREVNLSVSTLHHRFKAMTAMSPLQYQKQLRLQEARRLMLAEGLEASAAGYRVGYESPSQFSREYSRLFGAPPLRDLARLRMTV
- a CDS encoding putative quinol monooxygenase, translating into MSTQIPVSHMAFVRARSGCSKPLGARLSTLIAPSRQAPGCLHFALQQSQCDADLWLVSGLWVNQQAMDAYFNSPAMAIFAELVQDLVVSSLDFHTFREVSAAQATEGCLAKVHKLAG
- a CDS encoding flavin reductase family protein; this translates as MPDDIHYYEPAQGHGLPHDPFNAIVGPRPIGWISSQDAEGHLNLAPYSFFNAFNYIPPIIGFCSVGRKDSLNNIEQTGEFAWNLATRPLAEQMNQSCAMVAPKVNEFELAGLTPAPSRVIQVPRVAQSPVSFECKVTQIIQLQRADKALVPSWLILGEVVAVHIAKWLLKDGVYDTAAAEPILRGGGPADYFQLGPEALFKMHRPQ
- a CDS encoding heme utilization protein: MKTKLILALTLSVLAANTFAADGFDRTQSAIAADGYDRTGAATVAADGFDRTGSNAIAEDGFDRTGSNAIAEDGFDRTGSNAIAEDGFDRTGSNAIAEDGFDRTGSNAIAEDGFDRTGSNAIAEDGFDRTGSNAIAEDGFDRTNTASLS
- a CDS encoding MFS transporter; the protein is MDNSNALPLGSAAAPARERTTASRIKSIFSGSVGNMVEWYDWYVYAAFSLYFAKVFFPAGSSTAQLMKTAAIFAVGFLMRPIGGWLMGLYADRAGRKAALMASVYLMCFGSLIIALSPGYETIGVGAPILLVVARLLQGLSVGGEYGTSATYLSEMATKERRGFFSSFQYVTLISGQLIALGVLIVLQRFLTTEELYAWGWRIPFAIGALCAIVALYLRRGMEETESFTKKEKAKESAMRTLMRHPKELMTVVGLTMGGTLAFYTYTTYMQKYLVNTVGMSISDSTTISAATLFLFMCLQPLIGGLSDKVGRRPILIAFGILGTLFTVPILTTLHTIQTWWGAFFLIMAALIIVSGYTSINAVVKAELFPTEIRALGVGLPYALTVSIFGGTAEYIALWFKSIGMETGYYWYVTACIAVSLLVYITMKDTRKHSRILTD
- a CDS encoding CfaE/CblD family pilus tip adhesin, whose amino-acid sequence is MNLIFHRWARRLGALIGAFAALPALGDIHPSNHYQSEMLQFDRSTPPADHYIWTRMTHGWHEQPVAGAGYKTMHFVCLSNTDPATGQCLTTTGGRYGTTEIKLRFTEKRSRLSVVLTVKGNITRRLPIHSPCGVWGSSTWMLTSTSHGNCEGVDATGTASTLWIPRSELAKLPAGGIWTAQLVMKLRRFYSQPIGDAHIYTVDFKLDVTDHNNVQIYLPAHGISTPQVDLNLRTRPLINGPGGIVSGQAVVDACLYDGYNSNSQRFEMRVTDKNPVPGMAGRFFVKHTSGGTDERNRIEYRVRTRTANLGETQHVSGQPVTFTGINNADIRAVRLPNVPFPVVCTPWPITLETPQFRQIDKNTGQYRGELNLEFTPSTSSP